TTGAGATATACCGTCTTTCCCAGGTATAATGCGATCGTGCGTAGTGCGAGTATTACCAATTCTAGCACGGAGCAAATAACCGTTGAGTCTCTCGCAAGCATGAGCGTTGACCTGCCCTTTGAGGAACTGCAGATGCTCGGGCTGCGCGGTGACTGGGCCAGGGAGGCGCATCGGCAGAGACGACCGGTGGACTACGGCGTGCAGAGGTAGGACGAAGACAATCATGAAGAGTAGGCCGTGGAGGTGCTAATTTCGAATAGCTTTGGCAGCACGACTGGCTTCTCGTCCCATCTCCATAACCCGTTTGTCGCCCTGGTGCATCCCTCTACCACGGAGTCGCAGGGTGAGGCATGGGGCTTCTCGCTGGTCTACTCCGGCTCCTTTTCCATCCAGGTTGAGAAGGGGTCGCAGGGATTGACGCGCGTGTCGGTCGGACCGAACCAGCTGTCCTGGAAGCTTGCGCCGGGAGAAACCCTGACCTCGCCTGAGTGCGTCGCTGTCTATTCGGCAGACGGTGTAGGGGGGATGTCGCGCTCTCTGCATCGGCTGTACAGGAACCATTTGATCCGTAGCAAATTTGCGACCGATGATCGCCCGGTGCTGTTAAATAGCTGGGAGGGCCTTTATTTCGACATTGATCATGACCGAATGTGCCGCCTTGGACAAGAATCTGCGGCATTGGGCGTGAAACTGCTGGTCATGGATGATGGCTGGTTCGGGCAGAAATACCCACGAACATCTGACGCTGCAGGACTTGGAGACTGGATTCCTAATCCTGATCGGTTTCCCGATGGCCTCGCACAGCTGGTAGACAAAATCACCTCTCTCAAGGTTGCCAACTCGTCGACGACCCTGCGCTTCGGCATCTGGGTGGAACCGGAGATGGTGAACCCTCAGTCCACTCTGTACCAGGAACATCCAGACTGGGTGCTCCATGCCGGCGGATATCCACGGACAGAGCAGCGGAACCAGCTtgtgctggatctgggtcTGGCAGAGGTGCAGGAGTTTATTATAAACGCAATATCGGACCTCCTCAACAGCGCTGATATCACGTACGTGAAGTGGGATCACAACCGGGGTATGGCTGAGACGCCCTCGCCTAGCGCAACCCATGCATACATGCTGGGAATGTACCGCGTATTTGATGTTCTCACTACTCGCTTCCCCAACGTCCTCTGGGAGGGCTGTGcatctggtggtggtcggtTCGACCCAGGAATCTTGCAGTACTTCCCGCAGGTGTGGACATCAGATAATAGTGACGCTGTCGAGCGCATCTTCATTCAGTTTGGCACCTCGCTCGCCTACCCTCCTAGTACAATGGGTGCCCATGTATCCAGTGTACCGAACCACCAGACAGGGCGGACTACACCATTAAGCTTCCGTGCCCACGTCGCCATGATGGGCGGGTCGTTTGGTCTCGAGCTTGATCCGAGCCAGATTACtgacgacgagaagaaggccattcCCGGGCTGATTTCCctggcggagaaggtgaatTCGATCATTCTCAAAGGCGATATGTGGCGATTGACTCTGCCTGAAGAGTCTAATTGGCCTGCAGCCTTGTTTGTTTCGGAAAGCAAAGCCCAGGCGGTATTGTTTCTCTTTCAACTCGCCCCGAATGTCAACCATACCGTGCCCCGGGTCAAATTGCAGGGGCTGCAGAGTGAAGCGATGTATcgtgttgatggtgatgggccTTTTGCGGGCTCGATGCTGATGAATCTGGGCCTGCAGTATTCCTTTAAGGCGGAGTATGCTAGTAGGGTTGTGCTCATAGAGGCAgtagatttttaatatatatatagtaattgtGGCTCCTTGTCTAACGATTACCTAAATCTAACACGACGATCTGGTATCGCGCAAGGCTAAAACATTGAAGCCGTTGACAACGGGCCTTAATGTACAGATCATGTTGATCTATCAACCGAAGTATTGTCTAGATGTTCATATTCCTCCATCCTGCCTCTATCACCTTTAGCTTTAGACCCGCCACAGAGAGCGTATACGCCGACTGGACGGAATAAATTAGGAATTAATTAGACCTGCATGTGCAACCGTTTACGGCATTTCCCCTTGGCGCGCAGCAACTGGACAGGCCGACAGGTCCTCGTGTTTCAGAGACGATTTGACTGGTCGAGTCTCCAACTTTGCAGTCACGGCGCAGGGATTTGTGCGGGCAGTTCATATGTCCCTCGGCTGATGGTGGCCTTTGCTGTAATATAAACGCCGGTAGCCAGTGCTTGGGTGTTTTTGTTAATTTTACAACTCGATGGAATTTCCCTCGGCATTTTGAAACTACCGGTCCTTACTGAGACATGCTCTTTTCGGCTGTGTTGAACGATGGCCAGGATGTGGGTGTTGGTTGTATTGCTGTTAATCTCAATGCTCAGTTTGGCAAATGCTGAAGCCTGCGAGGACATAGAAAGCCTCCCCCAATGTGCAGTACGAGTACCCCTTTCTTTGCTTGTGGTTAATTTAAAGCCCTAACTGCCACGTAGGCAAACTGTCTGCCTCCGTTCGTTTGCAGTGGCACAAAGCAAACGCTGTGCGAGGGAGAGTATGAAGCAATCACGTCGTGCTACGAGAATAACTGCCAACTGCGTGAATATCTCTGTGAGAATCCTGACCTACATCATTCAACCTGCCCTAACAGTCTTTTTACCTATCAGATTCCATGAACATCACCAACACCGCTTGCGACGTCCCACCGCGCAGTCGCCAGGCAACCCAGATCGGCGTCGGCTCGTCCTTCATCGCCCTGACTACAATAATAATGGGATTGCGAATGGCTGGGAGACCTCCATTCTCTGCCGCTTTTGGGATAGACGATGTGGTTGGCTTCGTGACTTTTGTACGTGCTCTGCTCTGGGCTTGGAATGTGCCTAACTAGATCAGGTCACAGCGATGGTGGACACGGCGATTATGATTACAGGTAAGAGGTCTTTGGACGGTATATTTCAGCACCTAAAGAAGTCTAGGAGCGAGGCTGGGCTGGGGAATAGACATGTGGGCACTGACTCAGGCCCAAATCATCAGCCAGATGAAGGTTCGTATCATATAAACTACGCACACAACCCTGCAGTCTAACAACACCAGCTCTTCTACGTCGGCATTAttttcttctatttctcCGTTTCCATCGCAAAGCTCGccattctcttcttctacctCCGCATATTCACCACCCGCACCTTCAAACGCGTCACCTACGGTCTAATTGCCCTGTGCTCGGCCTACTCAGTCGCAGTCGTCTTTCAGAGCGCGTTCGACTGTACTCCAGCTTCGTATTACTGGACGCGATTTGACGGTGTTTCTGAAGGGACCTGTCTCGACTACGCTGCTTTCAAGGTCATGCCGCCGCTGAATATTGCTCTGGATGTGGTGGTTATGCTCCTGCCgctgccattgctgctgAAACTGAATCTGCCCCTCGCGAAGAAAATTCGAGTGATCAGCATGTTTTCTGTTGGTATTTTGTATGTTCTGCAGCATTTACCGTTTGTACGGTCTAACACTGGCAGGATTATCATCGCGGGCATCCTGCGTCTGTCGCATCTGTATCACTCTATCACGACGTATAACATTACTTGTGAGTCTCACAAAGAATACGATCTCTCTTACTGATATTGCAGACAACGGCGGCGAAATCTCCTACTACGGCGTCATCGAGGCAGATGTCAGCGTGATGTGTACCTGCATGCCTGCCATTGCAGCGTTGCTCAAGAGACTCCTACCAAGGTGGTTTGCTTCTTCGAGGGAAACATATCCGACTTACCAAACGGCACCGTCAACGCGAGGGACATTCCGATCAAGCACGAACCATACGAAACCTGTCTCCGAGAGCGCGGAAGATATCAATCTCATTCCAGTAGTGCCAGATGATTCCCCGGTGCAGAGGCCGCAGAGGTGTCTCCGTCCGAGATAGGCATTCAGTGtgtataattatatattatccaACCAAGTGGTTACTGACGAACTATCAGTAGTAAAACTCCCTCGCGAGCCCTGACGCATCTGTAGCCAACTGACCCGGTGGCATCTGCGGCACCAGCAGCGTCTGTGGACTCTTGACTTTGATATGCTGCGTAACCCACGCCTTCTGCCTGCCCACGCTCGTCTGAGCAAACGTAACGGCGTTTACAAACTCGGTATCCCAAAGCGCCTGACTCGCGGGCGATAGCGCCGTCAAATGGCCCTCGATATATGTCAGAAACATCTCCAGCGACTGCAGCGCAATCAGCGCCTCGTAGGCGTCGTTCGACTCGTTCTCTTCCATGGGGAATAGAGACCGCCGCAACCTATCGCAGACTTTCCGTCCGTACAGCCGACTCTCATGGTACCGGGCTATAACCGGTTCGAGGTTGCCGATGGCATCGTGTGTAATCCGTCTCATCACTTCAAGTCCAGACTGGATCTCCAGATCGTGCACCAGGCGCGGGATGAGGTCGCTGTAGATATCGCGCAGCATCTCGAGGCTTTCGTGCGTTGCGCCGAGCCACATTTCCAGCCACCGAATACGTTTCTGGGACTCGTCTTTGCGGGTTTCGCTTGCATTCAGTTTCTGCTCTTCTACGGCGTGGATGGCGGCGGTTTGGCGCTCTGGGGCGACGGGGGACTGTGATTCCTTCTGGACGCATTTCTCGATTCGTACCGCGCCGGATTTGAACATTGGCTGTTTGGAGACGGGGTCCCATTGTTCTGGTCTGTTAGATATGTGATGCTTTTCAAGGATTGTTACTTACCAATGGTGAGTTCGTTCGCTGCTCTCGCGCGCTTGTCCTTTGAGTCGAAATACCCGAAATGGAACGGGATGAAGACGTGGCCTGCGTTGATTCCCTCGATCTTCACAGGAAGTTCGACTTGTCCTCGTCTTGAACGCACGATGACCATCTCGCCGTTACTGAGCCCGACGCCGTCCGCGTCTGTCTGGGATACAACAACGCATGCATCCCGATCTGCTCCCTGCAACCGCTTCGATCGCCCGGTCTTCGATCTCGtatggaaatggaagacaTTCCTCCCTGTCGCCAGTAAAAATGGGAACTCGCTATTCGGCTGCTCCATGCTCGGCTTGTAGTGGCATGATTTCAAAATAGCCCGGCCTGCTGGGTTTATCGCCTGGTATTGTGCTTTGGTGAGTGGTGCACCGGTCTCGAGGTCGTGTCCGAAACTCTCGCAGTACTCGGTATCtgtgaagaagatgccgtCTTCGAAGAGTCTCTCTTTTCCATATGGGTACTTTTTCGTACAGGGCCATTGGATCCCTGATCCACCGGTTAATTTTTCATAGCTGAGCTCGCTGCAGTCAAGAGGCCGGCCAAAGGacatcttcttccactcAGCGAAGACTTCCTCCGGCTCCGTGAAGGGGATGAGCACGCCGCCGTCTTTATTGCGGAAGTCCATTCTCCGCGCAAAATCGAGGAAGATTTCCAGGTCTGGTTTTGCTTCCCCCGGTGGTTCGACGGCCTTTTGCGACAGGTGCATTGTGCGGTCGACGTTGGTGAAGCAGCCTGTTTTCTCGCCCCATTGCGCAGCTGGTAAGACCACGTCTGCGATTGCTGCTGTCTCGGTGAGGAAGATGTCCTGcacgacgaggaagaggtctgGTTTTGTGAGGAGGTCGCGCACGCGGTAGAGATGGGGGAGGCTGACGAGCGGGTTTGTCCCCGACACCCAGAACATCTCGATGCTGCCGGCGGCGACGAAGTTGAGCATGTTCTGGATATGCGTTGGTTCGTTCCAGTGCGGGACGTGCGTCAGGTCGATGTTCCAGATGTCGGCGATTTCCTGCATGTGCTTGGGGTTCTGGTGGTTGCGGAATCCGGGGTAttcgccgtcgcagcctgtTTCGCGGTTGTTTTGCGCCGTGGGTTGTCCGTTCATTTGGAAGATGCCGCTGCCGGGTTTGCCGATGTGGCCGAGTAGTAGATTAATGTTGTTGATTTGGCATGCTGCTGCGGTGGCCTGGTTGGACTGGTAGACGCCTTGTAGCGCTGTTGAGAGCAGACTGCCGGATGTTGCTAGGGCTCTGGCAGTCTCGTGCAGTTGGGAGACAGGCACTCCGGTGATCTTTTCTACATATTCAGGTGTATATTTCTTGACGACCTTCTTCAAGTCTTCCATTCCGCAGACGTGCTGTGCGATGTAGTCCTCATTCTCCCAGCCGTTCTCGATAATCAGGTGCTGCAGCCCGTTCATCAGGGCCACGTTGGTCCCGATTTTTGGCGTCAGGTGTATTGTCGCTTTCTTTGCAGTGTCTGACATGCGAGGGTCGACGACAATGAGTTTCGGTGGATTTGGCCCTGCAAGACGGTCCAGCACTCGAGACCACAGCACCGTCTGCGTGGCGGCCATATTGTGTCCGACCAGGAACAAACAGTCCGTATAGTCGATATCTGAATATGAGCCTGGCTGGCCATCACTCCCGAAAGATTCTCGCATGCTCGCAGCTGCAGTTGCAGTGCACAGGCGCGTATTCCCATCCCTATCCCGTTAGCATCGGACAAGTATTGATAGAAAGACGTACATATGTAGCGTATTCAACCCGGCCTTCCCAACCATCGCGAGCACATAATACTCCTCGAGTAACAGCTGCCCACTGGTATAGAACCCAATACCGTGGTTCGTCAGTCTGGACTGGATATCCTTTGCGCGGTCTACAATCAGCGCCATGGCCTCGTCCCACGACGCCCGCTCCAGCTTGCCATTGCGCCGGATCAGCGGGTGTTGCAGACGGTCAGGGTGTCCGATTGTTATCCATCTACGTcgttagtatatatatatttcttttgcAAGAAGATGCCGGACTAACCCGTTCAACCCCTTCGGCCCCAGTCGTCCTTTATTGACGCGGTCGGCTGTCCGTCCACGCACGCCGACGACTTTGCCATCCTTCACCCCGATGTCCATGCCGCAGCCATTGCTGCATTAAGTAAGTATTGATCATTGAAATTAAGGTAGAGCGCACCTGCACAGAACACAAGCACTCTGGACCCATTTGTCCGGTTTATCGACGAGGTGCGAGTCGCACCGCGTCGGCCACTGGTGCTTGTAGGGCGTGCGGTCGCCCCAGATGTTCTTGATCGAGTCCCTGGATTCGACGACCTTGGGCATCGTGCTGAAGCTGTGGAGGAGTGATATTTGCAAATCAGGGCGTGGGTATTGGTTGTGAGGTTGTGAGGTTGTGACTTTGCTTGCTACGGCGTGATTTCATCATGATGTATGTGGCTGTCCCGAAACGGAGAGCTTGAAGCTGTGCCAAGTATCGTCATTGCACCTTGGGTTCTTCTATTGCTATCTAGGCTATTTCGGTAGGATACATGTCAAAATGCCCCTGCCATATGCAGAGGCTGTACGGCTggtcgaagaggaggcgcaatgccagcgccagcacAAGCCCTCCCCAAGCGAATCCTGTTCGATATACAACGCATGCGACCGGGTAGTCTCGACAACAATCTACAGCCCAATTTCTACTCCGCAATATGACACCTCTGCGATGGATGGCTTTGCGCTGAGCGCGGCCGCAACAGAAAACGCAAGTGCTGAGACCCCAGTCATATTCGAAGTCACCGCCACGACGACTGCTGGGGATAAGCCGCATTCCACAGTTGACGATCTCAGGGATGGAGTTCCCCCTTGCCTGGAAATCATGACAGGGGCTCCGTTTCCCCTTGGGTTGGATCGAGACTGGTATGATTGCTGTGTGCCTGTTGAGGATGTTGTCGTGACCGAGAACAAATTCTCGACTCGTCGGTACATCGCGGTCTCGAAGCCTGCAAGACACTTCCAGCATAGAAGGTTTGCTGGGGGAGACTTCAGGAAGAGGGACGTCATtattgaagctggagagagtGTGCTGCCGCAGCATGTTATGGCAATGGCATCGGTCGGACTGACGCACGTTCCAGTCCTGCGCAGGCCTCGAGTGGCTATTTTCTCGACAGGCTGTGAGCTTTTATCGCCGGACGCACTCAGTAAACCTCATGATTTCATGATCCACGATGCCAATGGGCCATATCTGACGACGATGCTCCGAAGACGGGGAGTTGATGTCGACTTTCGCGGCGTCCTCCGAGACAGCCCAGAAACCATGCAGGATGCCATTTCAACGGCGCTGGATAGTGAGTACGATTTTATTTTAACCACTGGAGCAGTATCCGCCGGACGCTGTGATTTTATTCCCAGCCTGGTGAACCGCATTGGAGGTCGGACTGTTTTCCATAAGGCTGCTGTCAAGCCAGGCCATCCAATCCTGTTTTCTATGCTTGCTTGCAATGGGCGCGAGACAGCATTCTTCGGACTCCCTGGGAatcctgttgctgctgctgcatgtctTCGCTTTTTTGTCTTCCGATACTTGGAGACACTGCAGTTGCAAAAGGCTGAGACGCCACAGAGAGTCGCCCTTACACTGTCGAGTCCAGTTACAAACGGGCTTTCGCAGTGCAATGGCATGAAGGGTTCAGTGCTATCATTCCGCAAAAACCCAGACATATTCCGACCGGGCATATTGACGCCGAATAACCAGCAGGCGTGGATCATCGACGACCACAGCCCAGGCAAGACGAAGCCGTTTCTATACGCCAACTGCTGGGTTCACATTCCCAGCGGAGTGAGCGAGCTGGGCGAAGGGAGTCCCGTTGATATTTACCCATGCTAGCTAAGAATGTTGTTGAAAGTCTGAATGTCCTGTGTAATCGACGCGATATACCCGCCCATCCGTAGAGCCTCACTGTACTCAGCAGGCGTATTCATATTGTATAGCCAGTTTTCATCGAGCGGTCTAACGGCCTTGCCCTTCGACTTGAATACCACAGACTTTGGGCCCAGAATGCCGTTTTTTACATTCTCTTCGAGCAGGGACAAGGCTGGGGCTGACCAGACGCCCAGCAGCGGCTCGTAAATCCCGTCGGAGTTCTCAAAGCACGTAACGAGCGCTGCCATCTCTCTACATATGTGATTCATAGCGGAGACCGAGAAAAATGGGTAGTCGCAAGCAACAACAAGCCAGGATGCATCTGGGACGTCGCGATGGGCAGCAAGAAGGCCACCAGCCGGGCCAACGTCGGCTTCATCGTACAGAACATGAACTGGGAACGTAAATGTCTGATGGTACAGCTGCAGACTGGTCTCCGTCAGCCGTTCGATGCGCGGGTTCTCTAAGATTGGACCCAGGGCGCTCGGGTCTGGCAAGGAGAGGTAGACTGCGTCGGCATCAGGACATGCGATGCGCAGTCTGATGAGCTGGTGCTCGTAGACTGGCATTTCATCGTAAAGGCGGAGCAATTCCTTGCGGGTTCCCATGCGAGTGGAATGGCCGCCtgcgaggagaaggggttGGATCATGTTGTTATGAAGTTATGATACATGTGTGCTTGATCTTCCAAGATGGCCTTCCCTTCCGTTTTAGAAATTACTACCCACTGAGTACATCTCAGCCTGGGCGATTACTAAGCAAGTTAATCTTGATAAACTGCAGGGAAACAAGTTTCTTAAGTAGCGCAGCTTGTCCTCTGTCTGTAAGAGATACTATTTACCAGGCGTTGCTCAGAAGCTCTAGTGCTTTCACCTTGTCTATTTCTAGGACTGATTATATCCTGCATCATGAGCTTGGAGGCAATTTTCTGGGAACGGGTGGTGAATAGCATGCTGCCTGTCTTGCTCTATAGAGTATAGTTGCTTAGCCAGCATGGCTCGGTGCTGCAGTCAGACTTGATAAACCACATGTAAATATTATCAGCATTGTCAAGTCGCAGTAACTATCTGCCCAGAGTGGATGAATCGGAGGCGCACAGACTCCTATACTGGTAATGACTATCACTTACGAACCGGCCTATCAGAGGCCCAACATAACTAGGGCTGCAGGTGCAGCTTAAAtcacttcttcttctcatcacACCCCTctcgaaaaagaaaaaaaaaaaaaaaacagaaaccACATTCCCATCCATGGCACAGAGCACACTCACACCACCCCCGTCGCCCCGAGTAatcatcatcggcggcgccaTAACAGGCCTCACACTCGCGCGCTGCCTGGAGAAAGCCGGAATTGACTACGTGCTGCTAGAAAGGCACAGCGATATCCTCACGAACCTCGGCGGAACCCTTGCGCTGCTTCCAGCGGGCTGTCGTGTGCTCGACCAACTGGGCGTATTTGATCTTCTTGAGGAGTGTAGGAGCGACCTCCGTGGGCTGGTGACTGCGCTTCCAGACGGGTATGTCTATCGCAAGGAGACatttgggttgtttgggCCGAAGTAAGTGCAGTGCAGTGCAGTGCAGCTGGAGTTCTATATTCAAGGGGTTGATAACTGTTGCAGGCTCGGCTATCCACTTACATTACTGCGCCGAAGGGACCTCCTCCATGCGCTCTACACCTCGCTAGAGGATAGATCGAAGATCCTGCTCGGCGCTAAGGTCGTGGATATCGCCCCGCAAGGTGAGCCGGATGGGCCGTTGTGTGTTACAGCTGACTCTGGCGAGGTATATACGGGCGATATTGTTGTAGGCGCGGACGGGGTGCATGGGGTCGTGCGCGAGCACATGTGGCGCATAGCTGAGCTCCAACAGACCCCTAGAGGAAAGGCGAGCCAGGTACGGACAGGCACAGAGAAAGGGGGAATGACGGTGGACTACTACACGATCCTGGGAGCCACGCCGGCGGCCGAGTGCCCTAGAGGGCTGACGGAGATGGTCCGGCCGGGCGACATGCACATGCGGTGCGACAAGGGTGTACTCCTGACATTAATCGCGAATTCAGACGGTTCGGTGAATTGGTTTGCGGCATTCAAGATGGACCAGACTCGGGTGTACCCTGATCTCCCGGAGAAGCTCTCGCAGGAGGAAATCAGGGCCAAGTTGGAAGAGTATACGCAGCGGAAGGCCTGGGATGGTGCCGATTCCAGCGACATCACTTTCGGGGACCTGTGGAGGGTGAGTCCGTGGGTGTCAGCAACGCACTTACAGGAGGGCTTCTTTGATACCTGGTCTTGTGGTCGTATTACTTGTATTGGTGACACTGTATTCAAAGTTCGTCATGTCCCTGTCGAGTGTATTTACGGGAAGGTACTAACAAGGTGCAGTTCACGCCGAATCTCGCACAGGGCGCGAATCTGTGCATCGAGTCAGCCGCTGCTCTCGCCAACGCACTGTATAGGATCAAGTCCTCAGGTAATACGACAACTACGGCTATCCACGAGGCACTGACCGAATACCCAAAGCCCCTGAAAAGCCGGATCAAGCAGCTTTGTCTAATCTCATACCACACGACGCGAGTCCACCTGCTAGAGTCGAGACTGCTGTGGTACGTGGCCCGCTATATTCTACCCTATGTCATGGAACCCTGGGTCCAGTATGGTGTTTTCCTGAGGGAGCATGGGATGGCGGTTATGCTTGACTATCTGCCGCGCCCGGATCGAGACAAGAGGGCTGCCGAGGAGCGGGCGAGGGGCTGGCGGATGTGGAGGGTGGATGGGCATGCTGCTCTTATGGTCTTGGGGATTGGTGCCCTTTCTTGGTTCTTACGGTAGCGGCCTTTACTAAAGGCTCAGCTCTTGAGCAGTTacattatatatattccatGGGCACTCCCACTATGAAGAACAGGGCGGAACTGGTTGCATGAGTTCTTCCAGAAACACCACTACAACTATAACAGGCAAGTCTTCCAACGTCTTCTCTGCCGGTGTAATCGAAGAGAAAGTGGTACTCATATCCTGGAGAAGAGTGAAAATCCGTCTTGTACGAGGGGCATGTGGATTCTTTACCAAGGATATCAACCTAGAGAATTGAAGGAATAATGGTTCCAGAGCACtctccaaagccaacaatGCCATCTTGATCACCACTGCCACACCTCCCTTCTATCACCACGGAATCCCCATCGTCAAGAAAACAACGCTCCTCTCCGTCGGCGAGTTGAACCA
Above is a window of Aspergillus puulaauensis MK2 DNA, chromosome 2, nearly complete sequence DNA encoding:
- a CDS encoding alpha-galactosidase (CAZy:GH36;~COG:G;~EggNog:ENOG410PIUQ;~InterPro:IPR002252,IPR031705,IPR031704,IPR017853, IPR013780,IPR013785,IPR038417;~PFAM:PF02065,PF16874,PF16875;~go_function: GO:0003824 - catalytic activity [Evidence IEA];~go_function: GO:0004557 - alpha-galactosidase activity [Evidence IEA];~go_process: GO:0016052 - carbohydrate catabolic process [Evidence IEA]), with the protein product MHIIDLIPPVVAVNGSSFALNGHNLSYRFHVDEPTGDLRSDHFGARISGSIPADPEPVVDGWTGMPDRVRCEFPDQGRGDFRIPAFCIRQAAGHTISAFRYQSHEVVRGKQGLNGLPATFAGVDDAQTVVVRLFDEYSDIAAALRYTVFPRYNAIVRSASITNSSTEQITVESLASMSVDLPFEELQMLGLRGDWAREAHRQRRPVDYGVQSFGSTTGFSSHLHNPFVALVHPSTTESQGEAWGFSLVYSGSFSIQVEKGSQGLTRVSVGPNQLSWKLAPGETLTSPECVAVYSADGVGGMSRSLHRLYRNHLIRSKFATDDRPVLLNSWEGLYFDIDHDRMCRLGQESAALGVKLLVMDDGWFGQKYPRTSDAAGLGDWIPNPDRFPDGLAQLVDKITSLKVANSSTTLRFGIWVEPEMVNPQSTLYQEHPDWVLHAGGYPRTEQRNQLVLDLGLAEVQEFIINAISDLLNSADITYVKWDHNRGMAETPSPSATHAYMLGMYRVFDVLTTRFPNVLWEGCASGGGRFDPGILQYFPQVWTSDNSDAVERIFIQFGTSLAYPPSTMGAHVSSVPNHQTGRTTPLSFRAHVAMMGGSFGLELDPSQITDDEKKAIPGLISLAEKVNSIILKGDMWRLTLPEESNWPAALFVSESKAQAVLFLFQLAPNVNHTVPRVKLQGLQSEAMYRVDGDGPFAGSMLMNLGLQYSFKAEYASRVVLIEAVDF
- a CDS encoding molybdopterin oxidoreductase family protein (COG:C;~EggNog:ENOG410PUCE;~InterPro:IPR041957,IPR009010,IPR006657,IPR006656, IPR006963;~PFAM:PF04879,PF00384,PF01568;~go_function: GO:0016491 - oxidoreductase activity [Evidence IEA];~go_function: GO:0043546 - molybdopterin cofactor binding [Evidence IEA];~go_process: GO:0055114 - oxidation-reduction process [Evidence IEA]), coding for MPKVVESRDSIKNIWGDRTPYKHQWPTRCDSHLVDKPDKWVQSACVLCSNGCGMDIGVKDGKVVGVRGRTADRVNKGRLGPKGLNGWITIGHPDRLQHPLIRRNGKLERASWDEAMALIVDRAKDIQSRLTNHGIGFYTSGQLLLEEYYVLAMVGKAGLNTLHMDGNTRLCTATAAASMRESFGSDGQPGSYSDIDYTDCLFLVGHNMAATQTVLWSRVLDRLAGPNPPKLIVVDPRMSDTAKKATIHLTPKIGTNVALMNGLQHLIIENGWENEDYIAQHVCGMEDLKKVVKKYTPEYVEKITGVPVSQLHETARALATSGSLLSTALQGVYQSNQATAAACQINNINLLLGHIGKPGSGIFQMNGQPTAQNNRETGCDGEYPGFRNHQNPKHMQEIADIWNIDLTHVPHWNEPTHIQNMLNFVAAGSIEMFWVSGTNPLVSLPHLYRVRDLLTKPDLFLVVQDIFLTETAAIADVVLPAAQWGEKTGCFTNVDRTMHLSQKAVEPPGEAKPDLEIFLDFARRMDFRNKDGGVLIPFTEPEEVFAEWKKMSFGRPLDCSELSYEKLTGGSGIQWPCTKKYPYGKERLFEDGIFFTDTEYCESFGHDLETGAPLTKAQYQAINPAGRAILKSCHYKPSMEQPNSEFPFLLATGRNVFHFHTRSKTGRSKRLQGADRDACVVVSQTDADGVGLSNGEMVIVRSRRGQVELPVKIEGINAGHVFIPFHFGYFDSKDKRARAANELTIEQWDPVSKQPMFKSGAVRIEKCVQKESQSPVAPERQTAAIHAVEEQKLNASETRKDESQKRIRWLEMWLGATHESLEMLRDIYSDLIPRLVHDLEIQSGLEVMRRITHDAIGNLEPVIARYHESRLYGRKVCDRLRRSLFPMEENESNDAYEALIALQSLEMFLTYIEGHLTALSPASQALWDTEFVNAVTFAQTSVGRQKAWVTQHIKVKSPQTLLVPQMPPGQLATDASGLAREFYY
- a CDS encoding uncharacterized protein (COG:S;~EggNog:ENOG410PIUV;~TransMembrane:7 (o20-40i52-75o95-118i130-151o183-200i212-231o251-273i)), which gives rise to MNITNTACDVPPRSRQATQIGVGSSFIALTTIIMGLRMAGRPPFSAAFGIDDVVGFVTFVTAMVDTAIMITGARLGWGIDMWALTQAQIISQMKLFYVGIIFFYFSVSIAKLAILFFYLRIFTTRTFKRVTYGLIALCSAYSVAVVFQSAFDCTPASYYWTRFDGVSEGTCLDYAAFKVMPPLNIALDVVVMLLPLPLLLKLNLPLAKKIRVISMFSVGILIIIAGILRLSHLYHSITTYNITYNGGEISYYGVIEADVSVMCTCMPAIAALLKRLLPRWFASSRETYPTYQTAPSTRGTFRSSTNHTKPVSESAEDINLIPVVPDDSPVQRPQRCLRPR
- a CDS encoding molybdenum cofactor guanylyltransferase (COG:S;~EggNog:ENOG410PXN6;~InterPro:IPR029044,IPR013482,IPR025877;~PFAM:PF12804;~go_function: GO:0003824 - catalytic activity [Evidence IEA];~go_process: GO:0006777 - Mo-molybdopterin cofactor biosynthetic process [Evidence IEA]), with the protein product MIQPLLLAGGHSTRMGTRKELLRLYDEMPVYEHQLIRLRIACPDADAVYLSLPDPSALGPILENPRIERLTETSLQLYHQTFTFPVHVLYDEADVGPAGGLLAAHRDVPDASWLVVACDYPFFSVSAMNHICREMAALVTCFENSDGIYEPLLGVWSAPALSLLEENVKNGILGPKSVVFKSKGKAVRPLDENWLYNMNTPAEYSEALRMGGYIASITQDIQTFNNILS
- a CDS encoding molybdopterin molybdotransferase MoeA (COG:H;~EggNog:ENOG410PNIV;~InterPro:IPR005110,IPR036135,IPR038987,IPR036425;~PFAM:PF03453;~go_process: GO:0032324 - molybdopterin cofactor biosynthetic process [Evidence IEA]), which produces MPLPYAEAVRLVEEEAQCQRQHKPSPSESCSIYNACDRVVSTTIYSPISTPQYDTSAMDGFALSAAATENASAETPVIFEVTATTTAGDKPHSTVDDLRDGVPPCLEIMTGAPFPLGLDRDWYDCCVPVEDVVVTENKFSTRRYIAVSKPARHFQHRRFAGGDFRKRDVIIEAGESVLPQHVMAMASVGLTHVPVLRRPRVAIFSTGCELLSPDALSKPHDFMIHDANGPYLTTMLRRRGVDVDFRGVLRDSPETMQDAISTALDKSRPYTVESSYKRAFAVQWHEGFSAIIPQKPRHIPTGHIDAE